Genomic segment of uncultured Tolumonas sp.:
CGCGCTTCCACCACGGCTGGTAATAGGTTAGCGACCGCGCTGCCGGAGGTGACGATCACCGCGACGGGGCGCTGGCTGCCTTGCGCTAAGCCCAGCGCCAGAAAACCCAACCCGCGTTCGTCAAAATGCAGGTGTGTTGTTATCGCGGGGTTTGCTGCCGCAGCTAAGGTCAGCGGCGTAGAGCGCGAACCCGGCGCAATACAGATATCACGCACACCCAGTCGCACCAGCTCTTCAATAATTAACGAACTCCACAGGGCATGCAGACTACCTAATGCTTGCCACTGTTCAGTCATGCCAGACACCCAACATGCTGTTGAGTTTAGTGTCGAGTTCCTGCCATTCGGCGTCGGCGTCTGAACCGGTTAGAATGCCGGCACCGGTATAGAGGTGCAGCTGATTTTGATGCCACAACCCACTGCGGATAGCGACGGTAAATTCCGACACATCTTCACTGATAAAACCGCACGCACCGGCATACCAACCACGCTGATGTTGTTCTAATTCACGGATCTGCTTCAATGCCTTGCGACGAGGCGAACCACCAACAGCCGGTGTCGGGTGTACTTTTTGCAGCAATTGCCAATCAGCCGTTTCTGGCAACAACGTGGCTTCGATTTCCCGTTTGATATGCTGGATATGTTTCAGCGGCAGGATCTGCGCTTCTGATACCACTGCCGTATCGGCCAGCCCGTCTAAGCGGGTCAGAATGTCGGTGTGCACAAAGCGATTTTCCAACCGATTTTTACCGTCCTGCAATAACAATGAAGCAAGCTCGGCATCTTGCTCGGCGTCACCGGTGCGTGGTGTGCTGCCGGCCAGTGCTTCACTGAACAGTTGACGATCGTGACGACGGTAGAGACGTTCTGGCGAGCTGGCGATAAAACAGCTCTCCGGCGAGAATTGATAACCGATATGAAAACAGGCTGGTGTGGCACTTTGCCAATTGGCCAGCAGATCCCACGGGTTGAGCGTTTCGCTAAATTGCAGCGTAGTGCGGCGGGATAACACCACTTTGGGGATGATTTTTAAGGCGTCCGGCTGCAACACCTGCGACAACCATTGCATCCAGCGTGGTTTATCGGGGGTATCGTGGCGCTCGCGTTGTGCCGGTAAATAGTGCGTCAGTGTGGTTTCCGGCTGTAACTGTTGCAATGCATCGCGTGCGGCCGTCAGTTCGCTGGCTTGGTTGTTACCGTCAAACCAGAGATTACACACCAACTCAGTTTGATTACCCTGACGGATCAACTCAATGCGTGGTAAGACAAAACGGCACTGGCCAAATTCCTGCCATTCCCCAGTAACCGGTTGTTGGTAATCAAAAGCCAGCCCGCCGTAATAACGCGGGTAGCTGCCGGCATGCGGGCGCAGTTGTCCGGTCAGCGAGGCCAGTTGTGTCGGATCAGTCAGTTCGCGGATCGCGCCTAATGCGGCAAATTCGCGGTCACGCTCACGGGCATGCCAGTAGATGCGTGGAAACAGCGGCTGCTCTTTTAACCAGCCGATCAATGAGGTGACATCCATCGCGGCGCGCAGGCGAACAAAACCTTGTTGCTCGGCGGCGGTGAGTGCGTCTAGTTGTTCCAGTAAATGAGTTTGAGCCAGCATTGGAATAATCGCATAAATCGGAATGCCGTCTGTCGCGAAGGGGGCGGTAAACTGCCAAAAGGCGTTGGCATCCGGTATAGTACGCCCTTTACAGGAAAGGCTTCCGCCCGCGGAATCGCACCAGTATAGGGCTGGGCGCATCATGGGTAAACCCACCTGTGTCAGTTGAATAGTCAGTTGCGATAAATAGTTGCTGTGTAACGTAAGGAAAAAGTGGCCTGATGAATAAACCACGTTGGAAAGTTTGGTTGCAAGCAGC
This window contains:
- a CDS encoding isochorismate synthase, which codes for MLAQTHLLEQLDALTAAEQQGFVRLRAAMDVTSLIGWLKEQPLFPRIYWHARERDREFAALGAIRELTDPTQLASLTGQLRPHAGSYPRYYGGLAFDYQQPVTGEWQEFGQCRFVLPRIELIRQGNQTELVCNLWFDGNNQASELTAARDALQQLQPETTLTHYLPAQRERHDTPDKPRWMQWLSQVLQPDALKIIPKVVLSRRTTLQFSETLNPWDLLANWQSATPACFHIGYQFSPESCFIASSPERLYRRHDRQLFSEALAGSTPRTGDAEQDAELASLLLQDGKNRLENRFVHTDILTRLDGLADTAVVSEAQILPLKHIQHIKREIEATLLPETADWQLLQKVHPTPAVGGSPRRKALKQIRELEQHQRGWYAGACGFISEDVSEFTVAIRSGLWHQNQLHLYTGAGILTGSDADAEWQELDTKLNSMLGVWHD